In the genome of Rhodamnia argentea isolate NSW1041297 chromosome 3, ASM2092103v1, whole genome shotgun sequence, one region contains:
- the LOC125314037 gene encoding putative adenylate cyclase regulatory protein: MAEKLKFLDLTNCASMENTDFLPAFKNLEVLILNDCWELLQIDSSIGDAKGLRRLELSNCWSLTKLPEEIGKLKQLEQLLLRYTSDLSALPDSIGSLRNLEILNIAGSDIYETGTEELPNCIGRLRKLRDLNASYCKNLKGEMPESMGSLENLEILDISGTRIEELPIGIGRPRKLRDLKASDCRNLKGKMSESMCNLSSPQRLNFFGCKELQSLPDLPSSLTYLGVTCQSRKLPSLSHLTHLKELEVENRKFLECIHELLPTLLKNSECSQPTGFEESESPQSLNTPFKLEILKVHECKSIEMLDVSQFIHLEEIIIHHCVNLHEVRGLDKLKYLECLIVDSCDSVERLDLPKFGGPKIVNVEYCKSLVEIQGLEELEFLETPNISKCSLQRLLLPQSGSPKKLNASECTKLYEIRGLDRLEFLGELNISRCTSIKKLQLPKSEGLMKLIPDGCKMLAEIQGLNMLEFLEVLDISRCASIERLDLPKSGSMKELHARGCVNLAEIRGLEGSEFLNKLDISGCVAIERLDLPKSGSMKELHAKGCVNLAKIQGLEGLEFLKKLDISACAAIERLDLPKSESMKELYARGCVNLAEIQGLDRLEFLEELNISKCTSIETLNLPKSDSPKKLNAGYCESLVEIQGLGRLEFLEKLDLSGCSIERLDLQKSKMLEILDANNCANLVEIQGLNIMKCLTMLNVSGCTSFERLPTLCCFDYLKSLTINGCDKLQDIQSLERFPSCKSLWIEGCKSLAKLPNLSSFHDLRELFLSNCHELREIPGLEESISLESIAISGCSSIEILPDLSSCTRLMSLIVQDCERLTELRGLEKLEELVELDISGCKSLKTIPKLSGVQLYQNYEMKTFACGRSEDCGVESGEGFAGDGHTGPKGGASWLQLAEAVDNLSW, translated from the exons ATGGCGGAGAAGCTCAAATTTCTCGACCTTACAAATTGTGCATCCATGGAAAATACGGACTTCCTCCCAGCTTTTAAGAATTTAGAGGTTTTGATCCTCAACGATTGTTGGGAGCTGCTTCAAATCGACTCTTCAATTGGTGATGCGAAGGGCCTCCGTCGCTTGGAGTTGAGCAACTGTTGGAGCCTCACGAAGCTTCCGGAAGAAATAGGTAAATTAAAACAACTGGAGCAACTCCTTCTACGGTATACTTCGGACCTTTCTGCGTTACCGGACAGCATAGGATCTTTGCGGAATCTAGAGATTCTAAATATTGCTGGGAGtg ATATTTACGAAACCGGTACGGAAGAATTACCAAACTGTATTGGGAGGCTGAGAAAGCTCCGAGATTTAAATGCTTCATATTGCAAAAATCTCAAAGGGGAAATGCCAGAAAGCATggggtctttggagaatctagaaattctagatatttctgGAACCCGCATAGAAGAATTGCCCATAGGTATTGGGAGGCCGAGAAAGCTCCGAGATTTAAAAGCTTCGGATTGCAGAAATCTGAAAGGGAAAATGTCGGAAAGCATGTGTAATCTTTCTTCCCCGCAACGCCTTAATTTTTTTGGCTGCAAGGAGCTCCAATCGTTGCCGGACCTTCCTTCCAGCTTGACATATTTGGGAGTCACCTGTCAAAGTCGCAAATTGCCTTCACTTTCCCACCTAACCCATCTCAAAGAGCTAGAAGTTGAGAACCGCAAATTTCTTGAGTGCATCCACGAGCTTCTGCCAACACTACTAAAGAATTCAGAATGCTCCCAACCGACGGGCTTTGAAGAATCAGAGTCACCACAATCCCTAAACACTCCCTTCAAGTTGGAGATCTTGAAAGTCCATGAATGTAAATCTATTGAGATGCTGGACGTTTCGCAGTTTATCCATCTCGAGGAAATTATCATCCATCATTGCGTGAATTTACATGAAGTTCGAGGTCTTGATAAACTGAAATATTTGGAATGCTTGATTGTTGATTCCTGCGATTCAGTTGAACGGTTGGACCTTCCAAAGTTCGGGGGTCCGAAGATAGTGAATGTTGAATATTGCAAAAGcttagtcgaaattcaaggtcttgaagagttggagttcttggaaacCCCGAATATCTCTAAGTGTTCATTGCAAAGGCTGCTGCTTCCACAATCCGGGAGTCCGAAGAAGTTAAATGCTAGTGAATGCACCAAATTATACGAAATTCGAGGCCTCGATAGGTTGGAGTTTTTGGGAGAGCTAAATATCAGTCGCTGCACTTCAATTAAAAAGTTGCAACTTCCGAAATCCGAGGGTTTGATGAAATTAATTCCCGATGGGTGCAAAATGTTggccgaaattcaaggtctcaATATGCTGGAGTTCTTGGAAGTGTTGGATATCTCTCGGTgtgcttcaattgaaaggctagaccttccaaaatccgggagtATGAAGGAGTTACATGCTAGAGGCTGCGTAAACTTAGCCGAAATTCGAGGGCTCGAAGGGTCGGAGTTCTTGAACAAGCTGGATATCTCTGGATGTGTTGCAATTGAAAGGctggaccttccaaaatccgggagtATGAAGGAGTTACATGCTAAGGGCTGCGTAAACTTGGCCAAAATTCAAGGGCTTGAAGGGTTGGAGTTCTTGAAAAAGTTGGATATATCTGCATGCGCTGCAATTGAAAGGctggaccttccaaaatccgagAGTATGAAGGAGTTATATGCTAGAGGCTGCGTAAACTTagccgaaattcaaggcctcgataggttagagttcttggaagagttgaatATCTCTAagtgcacttcaattgaaacgttgaaccttccaaaatccgatAGTCCGAAGAAATTAAATGCTGGATATTGTGAAAGCTTAGTagaaattcaaggccttggtaggttggagttcttggaaaagTTGGATCTCTCCGGGtgttcaattgaaaggctggaTCTTCAAAAGTCCAAGATGCTGGAGATATTAGATGCAAACAATTGCGCAAActtagtcgaaattcaaggtctcaATATAATGAAATGCTTAACAATGTTGAATGTCTCTGGGTGCACTTCGTTTGAAAGGCTACCAACCTTATGTTGCTTTGACTACTTGAAAAGTTTGACTATCAATGGCTGTGACAAGCTTCAAGACATACAGAGCCTAGAGAGATTCCCATCCTGcaaaagtttatggattgaAGGTTGCAAGTCCTTAGCAAAATTACCGAACTTGTCAAGTTTTCATGATTTACGAGAATTGTTCCTGTCAAACTGTCATGAACTTCGAGAGATCCCGGGGCTTGAGGAGTCAATATCTCTAGAATCTATTGCTATCTCGGGATGTTCCTCGATTGAGATCTTACCAGATTTGTCATCGTGTACCCGCTTGATGAGTCTGATTGTGCAAGATTGCGAGCGGCTGACTGAGCTTCGAGGGCTCGAGAAATTGGAGGAACTAGTGGAATTGGACATTTCCGGATGCAAGTCACTCAAAACAATTCCAAAATTATCCGGAGTTCAACTTTATCAGAATTACGAGATGAAGACATTTGCATGTGGCCGAA GTGAAGATTGCGGGGTGGAATCTGGAGAAGGATTTGCTGGTGATGGTCACACGGGACCCAAAGGTGGTGCTTCATGGCTTCAATTGGCGGAGGCTGTGGACAATCTCTCCTGGTAA
- the LOC115728328 gene encoding disease resistance protein L6-like yields the protein MHRPIFGHSFAVLVAPILLSVLAFYFLSKKKNNAARNAADADNGAPGSLTAPTDTDFGGSSSSPTGNCYEVFLSFKGSDTRKGFTDHLYHGLVDAGVDTFRDDDELCQGQDIRPVLMEAITNSKVLIPIFSESYGTSSWCLDELVQIMERKNNNGQIVLPIFYKVKPSDVGHQRGSFGDAFLKREKRLLKRGFDPTTLENWKKALLEVSTLSGYEADGYEADLVKSIVRKVLSELKKKFELDISENSVGIDRHVKEIMEFVDTKKSHATLFVGIHGMGGIGKTTLAKAIYNKLSNQFEHRSFIADIRESWKRNGAHYLRNQLIYDILKHENKVHNEDKGTTYISCKFKCKKVLLLLDDVDDVIRLKRLAGNRDWFSSGSMVIITTRNERILEEFGVDYPYDHKEMDNDQSMILFSKHAFRRDSPPREFEDLAHKVVSITKGLPLSLEVLGSLLCGQKLAFWRATIDKLKEVPPKEVREKLRISYEVLEYEQKQIFLDIACFFVGTDSRTASYMWDACQFFPGAGIEVLRFMSLIKIGDDHQLRMHDQLKDLGKEIVREENRREPRNRSRLWDYKEVKKVLKKNKGTGKIEAIDRTEGSSEGSGETAKRDGDIYTEEQFKNLTSLRFLHVKGAHLTGDFKDSMEGLRWLRWRECPMNFEVNNFPAEELAVLEMP from the exons ATGCATCGTCCCATTTTTGGGCATTCTTTCGCCGTGCTCGTGGCACCCATCCTTCTCTCCGTGCTGGCGTTCTATTTTCTCAGtaagaagaaaaacaatgcGGCTAGAAATGCAGCAGATGCTGATAATGGCGCGCCTGGTTCGTTGACTGCACCGACTGATACTGATTTCGGTGGATCTAGTTCGTCTCCGACTGGAAATTGCTAcgaggtgttcttgagcttcaaaGGCTCGGACACTCGAAAAGGTTTTACCGATCACCTCTACCACGGGCTCGTCGATGCGGGAGTTGACACTTTCAGAGACGATGACGAGCTCTGTCAAGGGCAGGACATCAGACCAGTGCTCATGGAAGCCATCACGAACAGCAAGGTCTTGATCCCCATTTTCTCCGAGAGTTATGGTACAAGTAGTTGGTGCCTGGATGAACTGGTTCAGATAATGGAGCGCAAGAATAACAACGGGCAGATAGTCTTGCCTATATTCTACAAAGTGAAACCATCTGACGTAGGACATCAGAGGGGAAGTTTTGGAGATGCATTTCTTAAGCGTGAGAAGCGTTTGCTTAAGAGGGGTTTCGATCCAACGACTTTGGAGAATTGGAAGAAAGCACTCCTCGAAGTCAGCACCTTGAGTGGATACGAAGCTGATGg GTATGAAGCAGATTTGGTGAAATCGATTGTCCGAAAAGTGTTGAGCGAActgaagaaaaagtttgagttggATATTTCTGAGAATTCGGTTGGAATTGATCGTCATGTGAAGGAGATTATGGAATTTGTGGATACTAAAAAATCTCATGCCACCCTATTTGTTGGCATCCAcggaatgggaggcattggtaagactactcttgctaaagCCATCTACAACAAGCTTTCCAATCAATTCGAGCATCGTAGCTTCATTGCTGATATAAGGGAATCATGGAAGCGTAATGGTGCACATTACTTACGGAATCAGTTAATCTATGATATATTGAAGCACGAAAACAAAGTCCATAATGAGGATAAAGGGACTACGTACATCTCCTGCAAGTTTAAATGTAAAAAGGTCCTCCTTTtgcttgatgatgtggatgatgTCATTCGGTTGAAGCGTTTGGCTGGTAATCgtgattggttttcttcggGAAGTATGGTCATTATTACCACCAGAAACGAGAGGATTCTTGAAGAATTTGGGGTGGACTATCCCTATGACCATAAGGAAATGGATAACGATCAATCTATGATTCTATTTAGCAAGCATGCATTCCGAAGGGACTCTCCTCCAAGGGAATTTGAGGACCTCGCTCATAAAGTCGTATCCATCACCAAAGGGCTTCCCTTATCCCTTGAGGTTTTAGGCTCATTATTGTGCGGACAAAAGCTAGCATTTTGGAGAGCTACAATAGACAAGTTAAAAGAAGTGCCTCCTAAGGAAGTGCGAGAAAAGTTACGGATAAGTTATGAAGTATTAGAATATGaacaaaagcaaatatttttggatattgcttgttttttcgTTGGCACCGACAGTAGAACCGCATCCTACATGTGGGACGCCTGTCAATTTTTCCCTGGGGCGGGAATTGAAGTATTGAGATTCATGTCATTgataaaaattggagatgaCCATCAGCTCCGAATGCATGACCAATTGAAAGATCTCGGCAAGGAAATAGTTCGCGAAGAAAATCGACGGGAGCCTCGGAACCGTAGCAGGTTATGGGACTACAAGGAAGTCAAGaaagtgctaaaaaaaaataag GGAACGGGAAAGATTGAGGCCATTGATCGGACCGAAGGCAGCTCAGAAGGCTCCGGCGAAACAGCTAAGCGAGATGGCGACATTTACACGGaagaacaattcaagaatttgacgAGTCTAAGATTCCTGCACGTGAAGGGAGCACATCTCACTGGAGATTTTAAGGACTCAATGGAAGGGTTAAGATGGCTTCGATGGCGGGAATGtcccatgaattttgaagtaaacAACTTCCCTGCGGAGGAATTAGCTGTGCTCGAAATGCCGTAA